A genomic region of Streptomyces sp. R33 contains the following coding sequences:
- the hypB gene encoding hydrogenase nickel incorporation protein HypB, translating into MCRVVDLKQAVLAKNDSAAHTLRAELTARGTTVVNLLSSPGSGKTALLERELGLARERGVPVAALTADLATENDALRLARSGVPVKQVLTDGLCHLEAAMLGRHLDGWMPEDTRLLFVENVGNLVCPASYDLGETLRVVLASVTEGEDKPLKYPTAFGLAHLVVVTKTDIAQAVEFDEAAFRAHVQQVNPGVEVVLTSARAGEGAGILLDRALAAGAGGAVHAPVMAQQHPTHHHHDHDHQAGGHSHSAVVPTR; encoded by the coding sequence ATGTGCCGTGTGGTCGACCTGAAGCAGGCGGTCCTCGCCAAGAACGACTCGGCCGCGCACACCCTGCGCGCCGAGCTCACCGCCCGCGGCACCACGGTGGTCAACCTGCTGTCCAGCCCGGGAAGCGGGAAGACCGCCCTGCTGGAACGCGAACTCGGGCTGGCGCGCGAGCGCGGCGTGCCCGTCGCCGCGCTGACCGCCGACCTCGCCACCGAGAACGACGCGCTGCGACTGGCGCGTTCGGGCGTCCCCGTCAAGCAGGTGCTCACCGACGGGCTCTGCCACCTCGAGGCCGCGATGCTCGGGCGGCACCTCGACGGCTGGATGCCCGAGGACACCCGGCTGCTGTTCGTGGAGAACGTCGGCAACCTCGTCTGCCCCGCCTCGTACGACCTGGGGGAGACGCTGCGCGTCGTCCTGGCCTCGGTGACGGAGGGCGAGGACAAACCGCTCAAGTACCCGACGGCGTTCGGGCTCGCCCACCTCGTCGTGGTGACGAAGACGGACATCGCACAGGCCGTGGAATTCGACGAAGCCGCCTTCCGCGCACACGTCCAGCAGGTCAACCCCGGCGTGGAGGTGGTGCTGACCTCGGCCCGCGCGGGCGAGGGCGCGGGCATCCTGCTCGACCGGGCGCTGGCGGCCGGCGCGGGTGGCGCGGTGCACGCCCCGGTCATGGCACAGCAGCACCCCACGCACCACCATCACGATCACGATCACCAGGCCGGGGGCCACTCGCACTCCGCCGTGGTGCCGACCCGCTGA
- the hypF gene encoding carbamoyltransferase HypF has protein sequence MEAVQRRRVVVRGVVQGVGFRPYVYTRATGLGLAGHVTNTPEGVVAEVEGAPAAVSAFCERLAADAPPLAVVDAVDHCEVPVAGGAGFTIVASRSGGPARTLVSPDVATCADCLAELADPADRRHRHPFITCTHCGPRFTIVTGLPYDRVHTTMARFPLCPDCAREYADPADRRFHAQPVACPACGPRLRLLAGSPPREGAYADPVAEARRLLADGAILAVKGLGGYHLACDAGHAGAVAELRRRKARGDKPFALMARDLADIEPLVHLGPAERELLSGPVRPIVLLRRRPGAAARELVADAVAPGSPDLGVMLPYTPVHHLLLGLPGDPPGPRLLVMTSGNLSGEPIVTDDTEALDRLAGLADGWLTHDRPIHVPCDDSVVRVCDGEVLTLRRSRGYAPLPLDLPLPVPTALAAGGDLKNAFCLGEGRKAWLSAHIGDMDDLATQYAFERAEQQLESITGVRPGLLAADRHPGYRSGRLVRDRAAGRPVVAVQHHHAHVASTMAEHGLDGARRVIGVAFDGTGYGDDGAVWGGEVLLADYAGYTRFAHLAYVPLPGGDAAVHRPYRMALSHLRAAGLDWDPDLPCTAACPPDELRLLRRQLERELYCVPTSSMGRLFDAVSSLAGVCHHAGYEAQAAIELESAALAGSGTQAHGGYAFALHPGEPHAATPVTADPAPVLAAVVADVRAGTSRALIAARFHTAVADLVCTLAVLARERHGLDTVALTGGVFANTVLSCACARGLRERGFTVLRHHRVPPNDGGLALGQLVVAACAPHHPQQGEGHVPGGTRQSA, from the coding sequence ATGGAAGCCGTACAGCGCCGCCGGGTCGTCGTGCGCGGAGTGGTGCAGGGCGTGGGCTTCCGGCCGTACGTGTACACCCGAGCGACCGGGCTCGGCCTCGCCGGGCACGTCACCAACACCCCCGAGGGCGTCGTCGCCGAGGTCGAGGGTGCGCCGGCGGCCGTATCGGCCTTCTGCGAGCGGCTCGCGGCCGACGCCCCGCCCCTGGCGGTCGTCGACGCCGTCGACCACTGCGAGGTCCCCGTCGCAGGCGGCGCCGGCTTCACCATCGTCGCCTCCCGGTCCGGCGGACCCGCACGCACCCTCGTCTCCCCGGACGTGGCCACGTGCGCCGACTGCCTCGCGGAGCTGGCCGATCCCGCCGACCGGCGCCACCGGCACCCCTTCATCACCTGCACGCACTGCGGTCCCCGCTTCACCATCGTCACAGGGCTCCCGTACGACCGGGTGCACACCACCATGGCCCGCTTCCCGCTGTGCCCCGACTGCGCCCGCGAGTACGCCGACCCCGCCGACCGGCGCTTCCATGCCCAGCCGGTGGCCTGCCCCGCCTGCGGACCCCGGCTGCGGCTCCTCGCCGGCTCGCCCCCGCGCGAGGGGGCGTACGCCGACCCGGTCGCCGAGGCCCGCCGGCTGCTGGCCGACGGGGCGATCCTCGCGGTCAAGGGCCTCGGCGGCTACCACCTCGCCTGCGACGCCGGGCACGCCGGCGCCGTGGCCGAGCTGCGGCGCCGCAAGGCCCGTGGGGACAAGCCATTCGCCCTGATGGCCCGGGACCTCGCCGACATCGAGCCCCTCGTCCACCTCGGCCCGGCCGAACGGGAGCTGCTCAGCGGACCCGTCCGGCCCATCGTCCTGCTGCGCCGCCGCCCCGGCGCCGCCGCCCGGGAGCTCGTCGCCGACGCCGTCGCCCCGGGCAGCCCCGACCTGGGCGTGATGCTCCCGTACACGCCCGTCCACCACCTGCTGCTCGGCCTGCCCGGCGACCCGCCCGGCCCCCGCCTGCTCGTCATGACCAGCGGGAACCTGTCGGGCGAGCCCATCGTCACCGACGACACCGAGGCCCTGGACCGGCTCGCCGGGCTCGCCGACGGCTGGCTCACCCACGACCGGCCGATCCACGTCCCGTGCGACGACTCCGTGGTGCGCGTCTGCGACGGCGAGGTGCTGACCCTGCGCCGCTCCCGCGGATACGCCCCGCTGCCCCTGGACCTGCCGCTGCCCGTGCCGACCGCCCTCGCCGCCGGAGGAGACCTCAAGAACGCCTTCTGTCTCGGCGAGGGCCGCAAGGCCTGGCTGTCCGCGCACATCGGCGACATGGACGACCTGGCCACGCAGTACGCCTTCGAACGCGCCGAGCAGCAGCTGGAGTCCATCACCGGTGTACGCCCCGGACTGCTCGCCGCCGACCGGCACCCCGGCTACCGCTCCGGCCGCCTGGTCCGGGACCGGGCCGCCGGCCGCCCGGTCGTCGCAGTCCAGCACCACCACGCGCACGTTGCGTCCACGATGGCCGAACACGGCCTCGACGGCGCCCGCCGGGTGATCGGTGTCGCCTTCGACGGCACCGGATACGGCGACGACGGGGCCGTCTGGGGCGGGGAGGTGCTGCTGGCGGACTACGCCGGGTACACCCGGTTCGCGCACCTCGCCTACGTCCCGCTGCCGGGCGGCGATGCCGCCGTGCACCGGCCGTACCGGATGGCCCTGTCCCATCTGCGCGCCGCCGGACTCGACTGGGACCCGGACCTGCCCTGCACGGCAGCCTGCCCGCCCGACGAACTGCGACTGCTCCGGCGTCAGTTGGAGCGCGAACTGTACTGCGTCCCGACCTCCAGCATGGGCCGCCTCTTCGATGCCGTCTCCTCCCTCGCGGGCGTATGCCACCACGCCGGGTACGAGGCCCAGGCCGCCATCGAGCTGGAGAGCGCGGCGCTCGCGGGGTCCGGGACGCAGGCGCACGGCGGGTACGCCTTCGCGCTGCACCCGGGGGAACCGCACGCCGCGACCCCGGTCACTGCCGACCCGGCCCCCGTACTGGCGGCGGTCGTGGCCGACGTACGGGCGGGTACGAGCCGGGCATTGATCGCCGCCCGCTTCCACACGGCCGTGGCCGACCTCGTGTGCACGCTGGCCGTCCTCGCGCGCGAGCGGCACGGGCTCGACACCGTCGCCCTGACCGGCGGGGTGTTCGCCAACACCGTGCTCTCCTGCGCCTGCGCCCGCGGACTGCGCGAGCGCGGCTTCACCGTACTGCGCCACCACCGCGTCCCGCCGAACGACGGCGGGCTGGCCCTCGGCCAGCTCGTGGTGGCGGCCTGTGCCCCGCACCACCCACAGCAAGGAGAGGGCCATGTGCCTGGCGGTACCCGGCAGAGTGCTTGA
- the hypE gene encoding hydrogenase expression/formation protein HypE codes for MSATALDISGWTCPAPLRDRPRVVMGHGGGGALSAELVQHVFAPAFGGEVLAQLGDSASVTLGGARLAFSTDSYVVRPLFFPGGSIGDLAVNGTVNDLAMSGARAAYLSCGFILEEGVEISVVARVAEDLGAAARAAGVEVATGDTKVVEAGHGDGIYLNTAGIGLIPDGVDLRPQRVVPGDVVIVSGEIGLHGVAIMSVREGLEFGVDVKSDCAPLGGLVRAMLAVTPDLHVLRDPTRGGLAAALNEIAAASGTGVVIQEGRVPVPEAVGNACAILGLDPFYVANEGKLVAFVPREHADAVLDAMRAHPLGRHATVIGEAVEAHPGLVVARTGLGGTRVVDLPIGEQLPRIC; via the coding sequence GTGTCCGCGACCGCACTCGACATCAGCGGCTGGACCTGCCCGGCCCCGCTGCGCGACCGCCCCCGGGTGGTGATGGGTCACGGAGGCGGCGGCGCCCTCTCCGCCGAGCTCGTCCAGCACGTCTTCGCACCCGCCTTCGGCGGCGAGGTGCTCGCCCAGCTCGGCGACTCCGCCTCGGTCACCCTGGGCGGGGCCCGGCTTGCCTTCTCGACCGACTCGTACGTGGTGCGGCCGCTGTTCTTCCCCGGCGGCAGCATCGGCGACCTCGCGGTCAACGGCACGGTCAACGACCTCGCCATGAGCGGGGCCCGCGCCGCCTACCTCTCCTGCGGGTTCATCCTCGAGGAGGGCGTGGAGATCTCGGTGGTGGCCCGCGTCGCCGAGGACCTCGGAGCGGCCGCGCGCGCCGCGGGAGTCGAGGTGGCCACCGGCGACACCAAGGTCGTGGAGGCCGGCCACGGCGACGGCATCTACCTCAACACCGCGGGCATCGGGCTCATCCCCGACGGGGTGGACCTGCGCCCGCAGCGCGTCGTACCGGGTGACGTCGTCATCGTCAGCGGGGAGATCGGCCTGCACGGCGTGGCCATCATGAGCGTCCGCGAGGGCCTCGAATTCGGGGTGGACGTCAAGAGCGACTGCGCACCACTGGGCGGGCTCGTCCGGGCCATGCTCGCCGTCACCCCCGACCTGCACGTGCTGCGCGACCCCACGCGCGGCGGGCTGGCGGCCGCCCTGAACGAGATCGCGGCCGCCTCGGGCACCGGGGTCGTCATCCAGGAGGGCCGCGTCCCGGTCCCCGAGGCCGTGGGCAACGCCTGCGCGATCCTCGGCCTCGACCCCTTCTACGTGGCGAACGAGGGCAAGCTGGTCGCCTTCGTACCCCGCGAGCACGCCGACGCCGTCCTCGACGCGATGCGCGCCCACCCGCTGGGCCGGCACGCCACGGTGATCGGCGAGGCGGTCGAGGCGCACCCGGGCCTCGTCGTGGCTCGCACCGGCCTCGGCGGCACCCGCGTGGTCGACCTGCCGATCGGGGAGCAGCTGCCCCGCATCTGCTGA
- the hypD gene encoding hydrogenase formation protein HypD has translation MKYIEEFQDPELARRLLDDIHATVTRPWALMEVCGGQTHTIIRHGIDQLLPEQVELIHGPGCPVCVTPLEVIDKALEIASRPGVIFCSFGDMLRVPGTGRDLFQVRSEGGDVRVVYSPLDALRIAQQNPAREVVFFGIGFETTAPPNAMTVHQAKKLGIPNFSLLVSHVRVPPAIEAIMTSPSCRVQAFLAAGHVCSVMGMGEYPELAARHRVPIVVTGFEPLDILEGVRRAVRQLERGEHTVDNAYARAVRPEGNPAALAMLEDVFEVTDRAWRGIGVIPASGWRLSARYRDYDAEHRFSVTGIATQEPAECRSGEVLQGLIKPHECEAFGTTCTPRTPLGATMVSSEGACAAYYLYRRLDLAPARTAPLEASPVV, from the coding sequence GTGAAGTACATCGAGGAATTCCAGGACCCCGAGCTGGCCCGCCGCCTGCTCGACGACATCCACGCCACCGTCACCCGGCCCTGGGCGCTGATGGAGGTCTGCGGCGGCCAGACCCACACCATCATCCGGCACGGAATCGACCAACTACTGCCCGAACAGGTCGAGTTGATCCACGGCCCGGGCTGTCCGGTGTGCGTGACCCCGCTGGAGGTCATCGACAAGGCGCTGGAGATCGCCTCCCGCCCCGGGGTGATCTTCTGCTCGTTCGGCGACATGCTCCGCGTCCCCGGGACCGGCCGCGACCTGTTCCAGGTGCGCAGCGAGGGCGGCGACGTACGCGTGGTGTACTCTCCGCTCGACGCCCTGCGGATCGCACAGCAGAACCCGGCGCGCGAGGTGGTCTTCTTCGGCATCGGCTTCGAAACCACCGCGCCGCCCAATGCCATGACGGTCCATCAGGCGAAGAAGCTCGGCATCCCCAACTTCAGCCTCCTCGTCTCCCACGTCCGGGTGCCCCCGGCCATCGAGGCGATCATGACCTCCCCGAGCTGCCGGGTGCAGGCCTTCCTCGCCGCCGGGCACGTGTGCAGCGTGATGGGCATGGGGGAGTACCCGGAGCTGGCCGCGCGCCACCGGGTCCCGATCGTGGTCACCGGCTTCGAACCGCTGGACATCCTCGAAGGCGTACGCCGGGCCGTACGGCAGCTGGAACGGGGCGAGCACACCGTCGACAACGCCTACGCCCGCGCCGTCCGCCCGGAGGGGAACCCGGCCGCCCTCGCCATGCTGGAGGACGTCTTCGAGGTCACCGACCGCGCCTGGCGCGGCATCGGCGTCATCCCCGCCAGCGGCTGGCGGCTGTCCGCCCGCTACCGCGACTACGACGCCGAGCACCGCTTCTCGGTGACCGGCATCGCCACGCAGGAACCCGCCGAGTGCCGCAGCGGTGAGGTCCTCCAGGGCCTGATCAAGCCGCACGAGTGCGAGGCCTTCGGCACCACCTGCACCCCGCGCACCCCGCTCGGCGCCACGATGGTCTCCAGCGAGGGCGCCTGCGCCGCGTACTACCTCTACCGGCGCCTCGACCTCGCGCCGGCCCGGACCGCACCGCTGGAGGCGAGCCCCGTTGTCTGA
- a CDS encoding hydrogenase maturation protease — MSGRILIAGIGNVFLGDDGFGVETVRRLAEPGCGLPEHVEVVDIGVRGVHLAYQLLDGYDTLVLVDATARGGAPGTLYLIEAAEAGSIAPQGPVLDGHQMSPDAVLALLETLCAGTGGTPPRRIWVVGCEPACLDEGIGLSAPVAAAVPEAVRMVLDLVRRPDQELLDEERNATAN, encoded by the coding sequence GTGAGCGGCCGCATCCTGATCGCCGGCATCGGCAACGTCTTCCTCGGCGACGACGGCTTCGGCGTCGAGACCGTCCGGAGGCTGGCCGAGCCCGGGTGCGGGCTGCCGGAGCACGTCGAGGTGGTGGACATCGGCGTACGCGGGGTCCACCTCGCCTACCAACTCCTCGACGGCTACGACACGCTCGTCCTGGTGGACGCCACCGCGCGCGGCGGAGCCCCCGGCACCCTGTACCTGATCGAGGCCGCCGAAGCCGGCTCCATCGCCCCGCAGGGCCCCGTACTCGACGGGCACCAGATGTCGCCCGACGCGGTGCTGGCCCTGCTGGAGACACTGTGCGCCGGAACCGGCGGGACACCGCCCCGGCGGATCTGGGTCGTCGGCTGCGAACCCGCCTGCCTGGACGAGGGCATCGGGCTGAGCGCCCCGGTGGCCGCAGCCGTCCCGGAGGCCGTACGGATGGTCCTGGACCTGGTCCGCCGACCGGACCAGGAACTGCTCGACGAAGAGCGCAACGCCACCGCCAACTGA
- the hypA gene encoding hydrogenase maturation nickel metallochaperone HypA: MHEMSIAVAVVAQVEEAAEAGGAGAVTSVRLQVGELAGVVPDALAFCFELACAGTLLEGAELVTEPVPARAHCRSCTGGWAVGMPPRLVCPGCGQATEVELLAGRELQILSVHWEDGPACDRPPAPIREPISEER; encoded by the coding sequence ATGCACGAGATGTCGATCGCCGTGGCCGTGGTGGCCCAGGTGGAGGAAGCCGCCGAGGCCGGCGGCGCCGGGGCCGTCACCTCGGTCCGGCTCCAGGTCGGTGAGCTGGCCGGGGTGGTACCCGACGCCCTCGCCTTCTGCTTCGAACTGGCCTGCGCCGGAACGCTCCTGGAAGGTGCCGAGCTCGTCACGGAGCCCGTCCCGGCCCGCGCGCACTGCCGCTCCTGCACGGGCGGCTGGGCGGTCGGCATGCCGCCCCGGCTGGTCTGCCCCGGCTGCGGGCAGGCCACGGAGGTCGAACTCCTCGCCGGACGCGAGCTGCAGATCCTCAGCGTGCACTGGGAGGACGGCCCCGCCTGCGACCGGCCCCCCGCCCCCATCCGCGAACCGATCTCCGAGGAGCGCTGA
- a CDS encoding HypC/HybG/HupF family hydrogenase formation chaperone, translating into MCLAVPGRVLDIGEKDGTRMATVDFGGVVKEVCLEYLPDLQVGEYAIVHVGFALQRLDEESAKQTLELFAQLGMLQEEFGDPWERAAAEAGAGDGDWPFADDIAQQPHTGDAVQEAQQQ; encoded by the coding sequence ATGTGCCTGGCGGTACCCGGCAGAGTGCTTGACATCGGGGAGAAGGACGGCACCCGCATGGCGACCGTCGACTTCGGCGGAGTGGTCAAGGAGGTGTGCCTCGAATACCTGCCGGACCTGCAGGTCGGCGAGTACGCCATCGTCCACGTCGGCTTCGCCCTGCAGCGCCTCGACGAGGAGTCGGCCAAGCAGACGCTCGAACTATTCGCCCAACTCGGCATGCTCCAGGAGGAGTTCGGCGATCCGTGGGAGCGGGCCGCGGCCGAGGCGGGCGCCGGTGACGGGGACTGGCCCTTCGCCGACGACATCGCGCAGCAGCCGCACACCGGGGACGCCGTACAGGAGGCGCAGCAGCAGTGA